A single region of the Thermococcus paralvinellae genome encodes:
- a CDS encoding MFS transporter — protein MRRQYLGIALLIASAFTGTLAFRLATPAVAFYTRDILKASMAYLSIISASFILARSFSALFSGLLLEKRKSLVYLGALAMVGNALAVNLYPFTSSWLHVMGIKLMNGFLNGLAWPIAQFVIAVSSPKEIRSRVTALYFIFGNFAGLLGNYTYALTQGFGLKGQMYFASFFFFLTALCMLISYWLLYEKIVPKKEKEGKEDKAPINPKKILMLSALISLLSAFTFGEITYIYVAETLNLDKGTAATLIGLIGFIATLLAYIPSRFADLGNERKVIITISVLAGISPLLAAVKNPITVSLGILMAIFAAQTFRPISRSILASARRASAAIGGINAVRNLSTTTGQLVFGFAYSLGEVVILGIVLKAALLIFAPASLLLFGIAIKINDKK, from the coding sequence ATGAGAAGGCAATATCTTGGAATAGCCCTGCTCATTGCATCAGCTTTTACGGGGACCTTAGCGTTTAGGTTAGCAACTCCTGCCGTCGCATTTTACACCAGAGATATCCTCAAAGCCTCAATGGCGTACCTTTCCATAATCTCTGCCTCTTTCATTTTAGCACGCTCATTTTCAGCTCTCTTCAGTGGATTGCTCCTAGAAAAGAGGAAAAGCTTAGTCTATCTTGGAGCTCTGGCAATGGTTGGCAATGCCTTAGCTGTTAATTTGTATCCCTTTACCTCCTCATGGCTCCATGTCATGGGAATTAAGCTCATGAACGGCTTTCTAAACGGCCTTGCGTGGCCAATTGCCCAATTTGTAATTGCTGTTTCCTCTCCAAAAGAAATTAGGAGCAGAGTAACAGCTTTGTATTTTATCTTTGGAAACTTTGCTGGACTTTTGGGCAACTACACTTACGCTCTAACTCAAGGCTTTGGATTAAAAGGACAGATGTATTTTGCATCATTTTTCTTTTTCCTAACAGCCCTCTGCATGTTGATCTCCTACTGGCTCCTCTATGAGAAGATAGTTCCTAAAAAGGAAAAAGAGGGAAAAGAAGACAAAGCTCCAATAAATCCAAAGAAAATTCTAATGTTGTCAGCTTTAATTTCACTCCTCTCAGCGTTCACCTTTGGTGAGATAACCTATATTTATGTTGCTGAAACTTTGAACTTGGATAAAGGAACTGCAGCAACGCTGATTGGACTCATTGGCTTCATAGCGACACTTTTAGCATATATTCCCTCAAGATTTGCCGATTTAGGTAATGAAAGAAAAGTTATCATAACAATATCAGTTTTAGCTGGAATTTCACCACTTTTAGCAGCAGTCAAAAATCCAATTACTGTATCCTTAGGTATTTTAATGGCAATATTTGCCGCTCAGACCTTCAGGCCAATTTCAAGGAGCATATTAGCATCAGCGAGGAGAGCTTCAGCAGCTATTGGTGGAATAAACGCTGTCAGGAATTTATCAACAACCACTGGGCAATTAGTTTTTGGATTTGCCTACTCTCTGGGCGAAGTTGTAATATTGGGGATTGTTTTAAAAGCTGCACTGCTGATATTTGCCCCAGCATCGCTTCTGCTCTTTGGGATTGCGATAAAAATAAATGACAAGAAGTAG
- a CDS encoding pyridoxal-phosphate-dependent aminotransferase family protein, whose translation MQFEDAYKEVYEIVKPKYKLFTAGPVACFPEVLEIMKVQMFSHRAKEYKIVHMDTVERLKKFLEVEKGEVLLFPSSGTGIMEASIRNGVSKGGKVLVTIIGAFGKRYKEVVESNGRNAVVLEYEPGKAVKPEDLDEALKKNPDVEAVTITYNETSTGVLNPLPELAKVAKEHDKLVFVDAVSAMGGADIKVTKWGIDVVFGSSQKAFGVPPGLAIGAFSEEFIEIANKAEEKGWYFDVPKYIKYQDKKQGTPSTPPVPQVLGLNVVLRIIEKMGGKEEWLKMYQKRAEMVRNGVREIGLEVLAEPGYESPTITAVLTPEGIKGEDVYNAMRERGFELAKGYGEGIKEKTFRIGHMGYMTFEDIEEMLQNLKEVIEDLKKKA comes from the coding sequence ATGCAGTTTGAGGACGCTTACAAGGAAGTTTATGAGATTGTTAAGCCGAAATACAAGCTCTTCACAGCTGGACCAGTTGCATGTTTTCCAGAGGTTCTCGAGATAATGAAAGTTCAGATGTTTAGTCATAGAGCAAAGGAGTACAAGATAGTTCACATGGACACTGTTGAAAGATTGAAGAAGTTCCTTGAGGTTGAAAAGGGTGAAGTTTTGCTCTTTCCAAGCTCTGGGACTGGAATTATGGAGGCAAGCATAAGGAATGGTGTTTCTAAGGGTGGAAAAGTTCTTGTCACAATCATTGGTGCATTTGGAAAGAGATACAAAGAAGTTGTTGAGTCAAACGGGAGAAATGCTGTTGTCCTTGAGTATGAGCCCGGAAAGGCTGTAAAGCCAGAGGACTTGGATGAAGCGTTAAAGAAAAACCCGGATGTTGAAGCTGTGACAATTACCTATAACGAGACTTCAACAGGTGTTCTCAATCCTCTCCCTGAGCTGGCCAAAGTTGCTAAGGAGCACGACAAGTTAGTTTTCGTTGATGCTGTTTCAGCTATGGGTGGAGCTGACATAAAGGTCACCAAGTGGGGAATTGATGTAGTCTTTGGAAGTTCTCAGAAAGCCTTTGGTGTTCCGCCGGGATTAGCAATTGGAGCATTTAGCGAGGAGTTCATAGAGATAGCCAATAAGGCCGAGGAGAAAGGCTGGTACTTTGATGTCCCAAAGTACATTAAGTATCAGGATAAGAAACAAGGAACACCCTCAACGCCACCAGTTCCTCAAGTTTTAGGGTTAAATGTTGTCTTGAGGATTATTGAGAAAATGGGGGGTAAAGAAGAGTGGCTCAAGATGTATCAAAAGAGGGCTGAAATGGTTAGGAATGGTGTTAGAGAAATTGGCTTAGAAGTTTTGGCTGAACCTGGTTATGAAAGTCCAACAATAACTGCTGTCTTAACTCCAGAAGGAATAAAGGGTGAAGATGTTTACAATGCAATGCGTGAAAGGGGCTTTGAGTTAGCAAAGGGTTATGGTGAAGGAATTAAAGAAAAGACATTTAGGATTGGCCATATGGGATACATGACATTTGAAGACATTGAGGAGATGCTCCAAAACTTAAAAGAAGTTATAGAAGACCTGAAGAAGAAAGCTTAG
- a CDS encoding P-loop NTPase family protein, giving the protein MGVYIFTPEDLLRYGNITKEQLETIKDALLRKSDILVVGASRTGKTKLIEAIVHLIPDDWKIAVVTAYNEFKPFKENIEVINTEFNKKSVRTRTNEVIEEIKKLNPDYVVIDTLHTINVPLILKELVDDYAFIISSLILSRDIVSEVKHWLKIDDETLKRFELIIELYRDIRTGIRKVNAIYRVVEEGGKIKLEKVC; this is encoded by the coding sequence ATGGGAGTTTACATCTTCACTCCGGAGGATTTGCTCAGATATGGAAACATAACTAAAGAACAGCTTGAGACTATTAAAGATGCCCTTCTGAGAAAAAGCGACATTTTAGTTGTCGGGGCAAGCAGAACAGGTAAAACAAAGCTAATTGAGGCTATAGTTCATCTAATTCCTGATGACTGGAAAATAGCAGTTGTAACAGCTTACAATGAATTTAAGCCTTTCAAAGAAAATATCGAAGTTATAAACACTGAATTCAATAAAAAGAGCGTTAGAACAAGGACAAATGAAGTAATTGAGGAAATCAAAAAGCTCAATCCCGACTATGTTGTTATAGACACTCTCCACACAATTAACGTGCCTCTGATTCTGAAAGAACTCGTAGATGATTATGCATTCATAATTTCATCACTCATACTTTCAAGGGACATCGTGAGTGAAGTTAAACACTGGCTTAAGATAGACGATGAGACCTTAAAGAGGTTCGAGCTGATAATTGAGCTCTATCGTGACATAAGAACTGGGATTAGAAAGGTTAATGCAATTTATAGAGTAGTTGAAGAAGGAGGAAAAATAAAGCTGGAGAAGGTATGCTAA
- a CDS encoding asparagine synthetase A, giving the protein MNAVQLVKRDIAPAVEVQTKVIEYMTGFFVDKGFKWLLPVMLSSITDPLWPDPAATRALKPPEIEAYGGKLRLMHSMILHKQLAVAMGIDKLFILSPNIRLEGREADDGKHAYEFTQLDFEIAYATMDDVMSLIEEAISGLFKEARKWEILEELGREVPKAKPPFKRFTLEEIKAEFGDEDKASEAMDEPFWITDIEREFYDREDPERPGHFRNYDLYLPWGYGEVSSGGEREWEYDIIVRKMKKAGISLEAFKPYLEVAKAGLLKPTAGAGIGMERLVRFIVGAKHIAEVQPFPRIPGIPAII; this is encoded by the coding sequence ATGAACGCTGTTCAATTAGTTAAAAGAGATATTGCGCCAGCTGTAGAGGTTCAAACTAAGGTTATTGAATATATGACAGGATTTTTCGTAGATAAAGGGTTCAAGTGGTTGCTTCCAGTGATGCTTAGCTCAATAACTGACCCTCTCTGGCCAGATCCAGCGGCAACTAGAGCCCTAAAGCCTCCAGAGATAGAAGCGTATGGTGGAAAGCTTAGATTAATGCACAGCATGATTCTGCATAAGCAATTGGCTGTGGCTATGGGGATAGACAAGCTATTCATACTTTCTCCAAACATAAGACTCGAAGGGAGAGAAGCTGATGATGGAAAGCACGCATATGAGTTTACCCAGCTTGACTTTGAAATAGCTTATGCAACCATGGATGACGTCATGAGCTTAATCGAAGAGGCAATTTCTGGGCTTTTCAAAGAGGCAAGAAAGTGGGAGATTCTTGAAGAACTGGGCAGAGAAGTTCCAAAGGCTAAGCCACCGTTTAAGCGGTTCACTTTGGAGGAAATCAAAGCAGAATTTGGTGATGAAGATAAAGCAAGTGAAGCTATGGATGAACCGTTCTGGATTACTGATATTGAAAGGGAATTCTACGATAGAGAAGATCCAGAGAGACCAGGACACTTCAGAAACTATGACTTATATCTGCCTTGGGGTTACGGTGAAGTCTCAAGCGGCGGTGAGAGAGAGTGGGAATACGATATAATTGTTAGGAAGATGAAGAAGGCCGGAATAAGCCTTGAGGCATTCAAACCATACCTAGAGGTTGCCAAAGCAGGATTGCTCAAGCCTACAGCAGGAGCTGGTATAGGTATGGAGAGATTAGTTAGATTTATTGTGGGGGCAAAGCACATAGCCGAAGTTCAGCCATTCCCAAGAATTCCGGGAATTCCGGCAATTATTTAA
- a CDS encoding nitroreductase family protein, producing MEFFEVVRKRRSIRKFQNKEVPDKLIEKILEAAFYSPSSRNRRPWHFVVVKDRELIKKLSETRPAVKFLETAPLAIVVGGDEQISSAWIYDCSIAAEHIQLAATALGLGACWGHIHERMHDDNKTAEDYVRELLGIPKNIRILCIIGIGYPAEEKPEHRKDEIMWERVHLNRFGNHLK from the coding sequence ATGGAGTTCTTTGAAGTTGTAAGAAAAAGAAGAAGCATTAGAAAATTTCAAAATAAAGAAGTTCCAGATAAACTTATTGAGAAAATCCTCGAAGCTGCTTTTTACTCCCCAAGCTCAAGAAACAGAAGACCTTGGCACTTTGTGGTTGTTAAAGATAGAGAGTTGATAAAGAAGCTTTCTGAAACAAGACCTGCTGTAAAGTTTCTCGAAACAGCACCTTTAGCGATAGTTGTCGGTGGAGATGAGCAGATAAGCAGTGCATGGATTTACGACTGCTCTATAGCTGCTGAGCATATTCAATTGGCAGCAACCGCTTTGGGTTTAGGTGCCTGCTGGGGCCATATACATGAAAGGATGCACGATGACAATAAGACTGCTGAAGATTACGTCAGAGAGCTCTTGGGAATTCCCAAGAATATAAGGATTCTTTGCATCATTGGTATTGGGTATCCAGCTGAAGAAAAACCAGAGCACAGAAAAGATGAAATAATGTGGGAGAGGGTGCATCTAAACAGATTTGGAAACCACCTTAAATAA
- the gltA gene encoding NADPH-dependent glutamate synthase codes for MPKRKLIKERIPTPERPSEERNKDFFEVNLGYDFELAKKEAERCLQCPETYAPCIKGCPVNINIPAFIAKIKEEDIKGALEVIWACNSLPAITGRVCPQEDQCEGVCVMGKVGDPINIGKLERFVADYARQHEIDVELLEEQIKGIKKNGKKIAVIGAGPAGLTCAAELAKMGYEVTIFEALHKPGGVLIYGIPEFRLPKEIVKKELENLKKLGVKIETNTLVGKTVTFDELREEYNAVFIGTGAGTPRFVKWEGINLNGIYSANEFLTRINLMKAYEFPEYDTPIKVGKKVAVIGGGNTAMDAARSALRLGAEVWILYRRTRKEMTARIEEIHHAEEEGVNFMFLVSPKRFIGDEHGNLKAIELEKMKLGEPDESGRRRPIPTGETFIMEFDTAVIAIGQTPNKTFFQTVPDLKVDSKGRIIVDENLMTSIPGVFAGGDAIRGEATVILAMGDGRKAARAIHEYLSKEA; via the coding sequence ATGCCAAAGAGAAAGCTCATTAAAGAGAGGATTCCCACTCCAGAGAGACCGTCAGAAGAGAGGAACAAAGACTTCTTTGAAGTTAATCTTGGTTATGACTTTGAACTTGCAAAGAAAGAGGCTGAACGCTGTTTACAATGCCCTGAAACTTACGCTCCCTGTATCAAAGGCTGCCCTGTGAACATCAACATTCCAGCTTTCATAGCTAAAATTAAAGAAGAAGATATTAAGGGAGCCTTGGAAGTTATTTGGGCTTGTAATTCTTTGCCTGCTATTACTGGTAGGGTTTGTCCACAAGAAGATCAATGTGAAGGAGTCTGCGTAATGGGCAAAGTAGGAGACCCAATAAACATAGGAAAACTAGAAAGATTCGTAGCAGACTACGCAAGACAACACGAAATAGATGTAGAACTACTAGAAGAACAAATAAAAGGAATAAAGAAGAACGGAAAGAAAATCGCAGTCATCGGAGCAGGACCGGCTGGTTTAACTTGTGCTGCAGAACTTGCAAAAATGGGTTATGAAGTGACAATCTTCGAAGCCCTCCACAAACCGGGAGGAGTCCTAATATATGGAATCCCAGAGTTCAGACTACCAAAAGAAATCGTGAAAAAAGAGCTTGAGAATCTCAAAAAGCTTGGAGTAAAAATCGAGACAAACACATTAGTAGGGAAAACAGTTACATTTGATGAGCTGAGGGAAGAGTATAATGCCGTGTTTATTGGCACTGGTGCAGGAACGCCAAGATTCGTCAAATGGGAGGGTATAAACCTGAATGGAATTTACTCAGCTAACGAATTCCTTACAAGAATCAACCTCATGAAGGCTTATGAATTCCCCGAATATGACACTCCAATAAAAGTTGGAAAGAAAGTCGCTGTTATTGGTGGCGGAAACACAGCAATGGACGCAGCTCGTTCTGCATTAAGACTTGGCGCTGAAGTCTGGATTCTCTACAGAAGAACAAGAAAAGAGATGACTGCTCGTATAGAGGAAATTCACCATGCTGAAGAAGAAGGAGTAAACTTCATGTTTCTTGTCTCACCCAAGCGCTTTATAGGAGATGAGCACGGTAATTTAAAGGCAATAGAGCTTGAAAAGATGAAGCTTGGAGAACCAGATGAGAGCGGAAGAAGGAGACCAATTCCAACTGGGGAAACGTTCATCATGGAGTTTGATACTGCAGTAATTGCCATCGGGCAGACTCCAAATAAAACATTCTTCCAGACAGTTCCAGATTTAAAAGTTGACAGTAAGGGAAGGATAATAGTTGATGAGAATTTGATGACTTCGATTCCTGGGGTTTTTGCTGGTGGGGATGCAATAAGAGGAGAAGCAACCGTAATCCTAGCAATGGGAGACGGAAGAAAAGCCGCAAGAGCAATACATGAATATTTAAGCAAGGAAGCTTAG
- a CDS encoding sulfide/dihydroorotate dehydrogenase-like FAD/NAD-binding protein, whose translation MFEILHKEKLAPGINLFEIKAEKIAKKAKPGQFVILRLHEKGERIPLTIADTNPEKGTVTIVAQEVGKTTYELGTYEVGDYILDFLGPLGKPSHIDKFGTVVMIGGGVGVAEIYPVAKAMKEAGNYVISILGFRTKELVFWEDKLKQVSDEVIVTTNDGSYGMKGFTTHALQKLIDEGKKIDLVHAVGPTIMMKFIAELTKPYDIKTVASLNPIMVDGTGMCGACRVTVGGEIKFACVDGPEFDAHQVNWDELMKRLDYYKDLEKISFEKWKRERGMV comes from the coding sequence ATGTTTGAAATTTTGCATAAAGAAAAATTAGCTCCCGGAATAAATCTCTTTGAAATCAAGGCTGAAAAAATCGCAAAAAAGGCTAAACCAGGACAATTTGTGATTCTCAGACTCCACGAAAAAGGTGAGAGAATTCCTTTAACCATAGCGGACACAAATCCTGAGAAAGGAACAGTTACAATAGTTGCCCAAGAAGTCGGAAAAACAACATATGAACTGGGAACTTATGAAGTAGGAGATTATATTCTCGATTTTCTTGGTCCTTTAGGAAAGCCAAGTCACATTGATAAGTTCGGAACAGTTGTAATGATAGGCGGTGGAGTTGGCGTTGCAGAGATTTACCCAGTTGCAAAAGCAATGAAAGAAGCTGGCAACTATGTGATCTCAATTCTTGGATTTAGAACAAAAGAGCTTGTGTTCTGGGAGGATAAGCTAAAACAAGTTAGTGATGAAGTCATAGTAACCACAAACGATGGAAGTTATGGAATGAAAGGATTTACTACTCACGCGCTTCAAAAGCTCATAGATGAAGGAAAAAAGATTGACCTAGTTCATGCAGTTGGGCCAACGATAATGATGAAGTTTATTGCAGAGCTCACAAAGCCATATGACATAAAGACAGTTGCCAGCTTGAATCCAATTATGGTTGATGGTACTGGAATGTGCGGCGCTTGTAGGGTTACAGTAGGGGGAGAAATAAAGTTCGCATGTGTTGATGGCCCAGAGTTCGATGCACACCAAGTGAACTGGGATGAACTGATGAAGCGTTTAGACTATTACAAGGATTTAGAGAAGATTTCTTTTGAGAAGTGGAAGCGCGAGAGGGGGATGGTTTAA
- the shyB gene encoding NAD(P)-dependent hydrogenase/sulfhydrogenase 2 subunit beta: protein MRYVKLPSENFEEFFNSLKSWGTVYAPVKQGNIYSFKQVNTLGEVSLNYTRTMLPPKKFFVHPKDTLLKLKNGRWEESKEVEKIVLFGVHSCDIHGLQILDKVYLAEPIDPYYKNRRENAVIIGISCMPDEYCFCKSLGTHFAMHGFDLFLHELPDGWLVRVGSVKGHEIAWANESLFEEVTEEDLKHFKEFEDKRSASFKKHLNKEGLADMLDLAFDSPVWKKYERICLGCGNCNMVCPTCRCYEVCDYWINAYESVRVRRYDSCFMETHGLVAGGHNFRPTRLDRFRHRYYCKSYFDPSAGFNCVGCGRCDEFCPAKIEHVKVLDEVREELK, encoded by the coding sequence TTGAGATATGTAAAACTCCCATCTGAGAATTTTGAAGAATTTTTCAATTCTCTAAAAAGCTGGGGAACAGTTTATGCTCCAGTAAAACAGGGAAACATTTACTCTTTTAAGCAAGTTAATACTTTAGGAGAAGTTTCATTAAATTACACACGCACTATGCTTCCTCCAAAAAAGTTCTTTGTCCATCCAAAAGACACCCTTTTGAAGCTAAAAAACGGTAGATGGGAAGAAAGCAAGGAAGTTGAAAAGATAGTCCTCTTTGGGGTTCATTCATGTGACATTCATGGACTTCAAATTCTTGATAAAGTATATCTAGCTGAGCCCATTGATCCTTATTACAAAAATAGAAGAGAAAATGCAGTTATTATTGGGATTAGCTGTATGCCAGATGAGTATTGCTTCTGTAAGAGCCTAGGAACGCACTTTGCAATGCATGGATTTGACCTGTTTTTGCATGAGCTTCCGGATGGCTGGCTTGTCAGGGTCGGAAGTGTAAAAGGGCATGAAATAGCCTGGGCTAATGAAAGCCTTTTTGAGGAAGTTACGGAAGAGGACTTGAAGCACTTCAAAGAGTTCGAAGATAAGCGCTCTGCCTCATTCAAGAAGCATTTGAATAAAGAAGGACTAGCCGATATGTTGGATTTAGCATTTGATAGTCCAGTGTGGAAAAAATATGAGCGCATTTGTCTTGGCTGTGGAAACTGCAACATGGTATGTCCAACATGCAGATGCTATGAGGTCTGTGACTACTGGATAAATGCTTACGAGTCTGTGAGAGTCAGAAGATATGACTCATGCTTCATGGAGACTCATGGGCTCGTTGCAGGGGGACACAATTTCAGACCAACGCGTTTGGACAGGTTTAGGCACCGATACTACTGTAAAAGTTATTTCGATCCTTCTGCGGGCTTCAACTGTGTGGGCTGTGGAAGATGTGATGAGTTCTGTCCAGCGAAGATAGAGCATGTGAAAGTTCTTGATGAAGTTAGGGAGGAATTGAAATGA
- the shyC gene encoding NAD(P)-dependent hydrogenase/sulfhydrogenase 2 subunit gamma, protein MNPFQTYDARILEIKELTPREKLFTLRFVDPEINKEFTYKPGQFVIVDIRGFGEFPISLCSSPTRTGYFQLCVRRVGRMTKYMHKLKEGDIIGIRGPYGNGFPMEEMEDSNLLLVAGGLGMAPLRSVLWYALDSGKYKQIYLFYGTKSYEDILFRDEIIHLLKHGEAMNCRVKLAYEVESPSCIYLEKGFAPKVCKGVVTDLFRGEELDVENTYALICGPPVMYKFVIKELLDRKLTPGRIYMTLERRMRCGIGKCGHCIVGTSTSIKYICKDGPVFTYWEALSTRGLI, encoded by the coding sequence ATGAACCCATTTCAAACTTATGACGCGAGGATTTTAGAAATTAAGGAGCTCACCCCAAGAGAGAAGCTCTTCACACTGAGATTCGTTGATCCAGAAATTAACAAGGAATTTACATACAAGCCTGGTCAGTTTGTCATAGTTGATATTCGGGGCTTTGGAGAGTTCCCAATAAGCCTGTGCTCTTCTCCAACCAGAACTGGATACTTCCAGCTATGTGTCAGAAGGGTTGGAAGGATGACGAAATACATGCATAAACTTAAGGAAGGGGACATTATCGGCATTCGTGGCCCCTATGGCAATGGATTTCCAATGGAAGAAATGGAAGATTCAAACCTTCTCTTAGTTGCTGGTGGCCTAGGAATGGCGCCATTGAGGAGTGTCCTCTGGTATGCACTGGATAGCGGGAAATACAAGCAGATATATTTGTTCTATGGAACCAAAAGCTATGAAGACATTCTGTTTAGAGATGAAATTATCCACCTCTTGAAGCATGGAGAGGCCATGAATTGCAGAGTGAAGCTTGCTTATGAAGTTGAAAGTCCATCATGCATTTATCTGGAAAAAGGCTTTGCTCCCAAGGTCTGTAAAGGTGTTGTAACTGATTTATTTAGAGGGGAAGAGTTAGACGTAGAAAATACGTATGCTTTAATCTGTGGGCCTCCAGTGATGTATAAATTCGTGATAAAGGAGCTCTTGGACAGAAAACTTACTCCGGGCAGGATTTACATGACATTGGAGAGAAGAATGAGGTGTGGAATAGGCAAGTGCGGCCACTGTATTGTAGGAACGAGCACATCAATAAAGTATATTTGCAAAGATGGGCCGGTCTTCACTTATTGGGAAGCTCTTTCTACAAGGGGGTTGATTTAA
- the shyD gene encoding NAD(P)-dependent hydrogenase/sulfhydrogenase 2 subunit delta, whose protein sequence is MLKLGVFELTDCGGCALNILFLYDKLFDLLEFYEIKEFHMASSFKEHDHLDVAIVTGTVSSQRDLEVLKHARNYSNYLIALGTCATHGSVQGAVEGKIRDKLEKVYGTRANPMKALDSKPVIEYIAVDFALPGCPYDKMELYQLLIDLAKGIEPVKKDYPVCIECKLNEYECVLVKKGVPCLGPITLGGCNAVCIRSGLGCIGCRGPLPKEANPTSEFEILRELGYDEEYIRKKFKTFARGELRW, encoded by the coding sequence ATGCTCAAGCTGGGAGTTTTTGAGTTGACAGACTGTGGAGGCTGTGCACTTAACATACTCTTCCTCTATGACAAGCTCTTTGATTTACTCGAGTTTTATGAGATAAAAGAATTTCACATGGCCTCAAGCTTTAAGGAGCATGATCACCTCGATGTAGCCATTGTTACTGGAACGGTATCCTCTCAAAGAGATTTAGAAGTGTTGAAGCATGCAAGAAATTACTCCAACTACCTAATTGCTTTGGGGACGTGTGCAACTCACGGTTCTGTTCAGGGGGCTGTTGAAGGGAAGATTAGGGATAAGCTTGAGAAAGTTTACGGAACGAGGGCTAATCCAATGAAGGCTTTGGATTCAAAACCTGTGATTGAATACATAGCTGTTGACTTCGCTTTGCCCGGCTGTCCATATGATAAGATGGAGCTTTACCAACTCCTCATTGACTTGGCAAAGGGCATTGAGCCAGTGAAGAAGGATTACCCAGTCTGTATTGAATGCAAGCTCAATGAATATGAATGTGTCCTTGTGAAAAAAGGAGTGCCTTGTTTGGGTCCGATAACCCTTGGTGGATGTAATGCAGTGTGCATTAGATCGGGACTGGGATGCATTGGATGCAGAGGTCCTCTGCCGAAAGAAGCGAATCCAACAAGTGAATTTGAGATTCTCAGGGAGTTGGGATATGATGAGGAATACATACGAAAGAAGTTCAAGACATTTGCAAGGGGTGAGCTGAGATGGTAA